CGATGCCGCCCCGCATCTGTCGTGCATCGGCTCGACCAGGGAGAGTATCCGCGAGATCCTCGCTGCCTATCACGATGCCGGCATCACGCACATCGTCGCCCTGCGTGGTGACATGCCCTCGGGCATGCGCGAGGCCGGCGAGTTCCGCTATGCCAATGAACTGGTGGAATTCATCCGTGCCGAGACCGGCAGGGATTTCCATATCGAGGTCGCCGCCTATCCGGAGTTCCATCCACAGGCATCGAGTGCCGACACGGATCTGCAGAACTTCAAGCGTAAGGTCGCGGCCGGCGCAGACAGTGCCATCACCCAGTATTTCTACAACCCCTACGCCTATTTCCGTTTCGTCGACAGCTGCGAGAAACTCGGTATCGATCTGCCCATCGTGCCGGGGATCATGCCGATCACCAACCATACGCAGCTGGCAC
The genomic region above belongs to Gammaproteobacteria bacterium and contains:
- the metF gene encoding methylenetetrahydrofolate reductase [NAD(P)H], whose translation is MQSQQKLPRVFSFEFFPPKTDEGAEKLRTVRDELAVLKPRFFSVTFGAGGSTRDRTFDTVTEIQRDSGIDAAPHLSCIGSTRESIREILAAYHDAGITHIVALRGDMPSGMREAGEFRYANELVEFIRAETGRDFHIEVAAYPEFHPQASSADTDLQNFKRKVAAGADSAITQYFYNPYAYFRFVDSCEKLGIDLPIVPGIMPITNHTQLARFSDACGAEIPRWIRKRLEGFGDDKASIRAFGEEVVSEMCQILLDQGAPGLHFYTMNTTGPTMALWRNLGLGD